Below is a window of Rhodamnia argentea isolate NSW1041297 chromosome 11, ASM2092103v1, whole genome shotgun sequence DNA.
AAATGAAAAACAGCATTCACTTCATTTTCTTGCGCACTTCATAGAAGTAGCTCAAGATCACCACAGCCGCAGCCACCGCCACTCCAACAGCCCCTTGTGCCAACACAGCACCATTCGTTACTCCCTTGCTGCCTGAAGAACTTGGTGTGAACCCCAGTTCAGAGAGCTTCTTATGCGAGATTGCATAATCTCTGAAAAATGCATCCTCATCCTGCCATGTGCTAGAAAACATTAGGGAAAGAAGAGAGCACATAGCAAAAGAAatcaaggaagaaaagaagcagGTTAGCAAATTGGGCGTTTATGTCTTTTCAAGGTTGTGCCAAAGAGAGTTGCAGGAACAACCAccaatttaaatattaaatcaggTGATCCCAGTCGCATACATGACGCTCTAGGCTAGAGGTTTCACGGAACTGCATACTAATCTCTGTCCCACCAAGTACATAAATTTCTACCAACATTTGATGTGTGATCTCATTAAGAAGATTTCCTGGTCTCTGCATAGAAGATAGTGATGGAACAGACTGGATGCTGCCCAGGTAGCATCACAAGCATATACAGCATAATTTCCAAGCAAAAAAAATCTCCATCTGCTTTCAGTCTCGGCAAAACCAAGGACAGTAGCACCAAAGGGTTGTAGACCGTGCACATAAGGAACGAAATAGTGGTGCAGGCAGGCAGCCAAAGTTGTAGTtccataaatggaaaaaaaaaaaaaagggaaaccaTGTAACTGCAATTCGATTTAAAGATTTACTGATGGAGTCACCAGACCAAGCAAAAAGCCCATACTACCTTGGCATACAACTCAACATAAGGGCGAAACGCAGGATCTTCCAACAAGGCCGTGTCAGTTGGCAGTTTCAGCAGCCCCTCTGATTCCCCTTTCAACAGCTCGCTGTGTcaaaaatgatcaattaatATCTGGCTCTATAATGCTCCAACTGAAACTTGGAAAAATGCATCCGGTGAAAAGATGAAATCTTACAGAAAATAGGAATTATCAAACTTAAGGGGTTCCTGAGTCCAAGGACCATCAAATCCAGATCTTTCCGGGTGTGCCCTTCCCTAGAAAcaagaacatgaaaaaaaaaaaacaaatgcggTTCTGCATCCCCAGCTGACCTTGAATGTAAACCCAAGCAGAAATATAAATTACCAGTGTATGACCCCCTGATAAAGCCACTATGTCCTTGTCCGAGAGACCCATCCTGTAAAAGATGTCCTTTAGATGTGGAGGACCTACATCCAGCAATGgcaagtttagaaatttttttgaataccTAGTTAAGCAAAATGTACATGTAATTCGCCAACAAGAGAATTATAATGCATGATAAGATATGCGTAGGCAGCGGAGAGTAAAATGTGAATATCACAAATCAACAAGCTTAACTAAGCTGCTGTTGAAGGCCTCCTTTCACTCGGCTAGAGTGAGTTGCAGATGTAAAATATCATGTAAAATAACAAACTAGGTTGGCATGAGTAGTTATATTGTTACTTACGTATAATCACATATCTCTTAAATACGTGGTTATAAACATATAACGAGTCTTGTACACATCTAGTCTCTCTCACCTAATGGCTCGAGTTTTCTTACATACATGTCTCACTCAACATCATGGCTTAAGCTTTCAGGTTAGATATTCTGGCATTGTTTCAGATGACAGATCAAGAGTTCATTTCCCAGGACTCCTCTCTCAACTCATTCTTCGTGGTGGGTTCACAACAGCTGACTCATACAAAATAGGCACTGTGCCCATTTTGCAAATGAGGCTCATATTCTGGTAGCTTATTAACTCACATGCAGATGAGAGGGACAACATTTGAATGTCCGTTAGTTCCAATACCTTGTTTCACTGTGCTGCTTATCTCATTCAAATCATTCCTCTGGAAACTTACTAATTGACACTCAGATGAGATGGACGTACATTTCAAGATTAACAGGCAGCAAccttaagggaaaaaaaactgcTATTTAACTTTTTGATTGGAGCAACGAGAAGCACAGTGGACCATAATATTTGGAGGGAGGGATGGAGGGAAATGAAGGGAGGTCAAACAACAAAGGGAAAGTCGACACAACAAAATACCTTGATTAGCATCTGGAAGTCTTCCTTCGTTTGGAGAAACTTTTGAATCCTgcaggtagaaaaaaaaattatgaataagGCACTTGTAAGAATCATCTCGCTCACATACAGCTAAAAGACAGTACCTTTCTTCCGGGAACAAAGTCGATGGTGGGACCTCCAGTGACTTCTACTGCAACAACTCCTGCTAGCTGAAACAGGCATTTCACTCATAATGATCAATACGCAAATTGATAAACATTTCCAATAGTAACCACTAGAACTGATTGGCTATAAATAGCATTATTCAACCACTAAACAACCAAGAACAATTCCAGTTGAACTAGACAGAGGAGATTTCCTATAAGCAACTGATAACTAAATCTCCTAAAGCATCTGAATATAGAGAATGTGTGGGTTATGCCAATTAAGGGGTTCAATATGTGCAGGCACATTAGTTCCGAAGATGATGCATGCTGGAGGGCACAAAACTTCAAAGTTACATGGCAAGAATTCAAAGTCTTTTTCAAACTAAGCTTGTCATATCATCTTAGATTTTGTCCACCTATTGGGGGAGGTGACTCATAATATGTAAGACGGAAGAACAAATAATTTAAACAGTCTTTTCACCTGGTATAGATCTGCATATGTAATCTTTGGACATTTGGCCTTCACCTCCTCTGTATCCAACAAAAAAGCAAATGTAAATTTACTGACTGAAGTTATATCTCAACTCCATTCACAAAAAAACTCTATTCATCAAAGCTATGATGTTATCCATGACAGGTTCCCACAGTTGTATAGTTGAAAATATTAGAAACATAACGTATCTACAGTTGACTCATGTAAAACATATGCAACAGTCTTAGGATTTCCATGGTCGACAATCATGCAAGCATTAGACAGAATACCAAACTATCCATCTTAAGCATGCTCTCATAAACTGAACATAGCATCATACATATACCTCAACTTCATGAAAACTGTAGGGATGTCTTTTAAGAAACTATCAATGCCTGGAGCAAGAACTATCTTCATGCATT
It encodes the following:
- the LOC115735909 gene encoding L-ascorbate peroxidase 3, which gives rise to MALPVVDTEYLKEIDKARRHLRALIAYKNCAPIMLRLAWHDAGTYDAKTKTGGPNGSIRNEEEYSHGANAGLKIALDFCEEVKAKCPKITYADLYQLAGVVAVEVTGGPTIDFVPGRKDSKVSPNEGRLPDANQGPPHLKDIFYRMGLSDKDIVALSGGHTLGRAHPERSGFDGPWTQEPLKFDNSYFLELLKGESEGLLKLPTDTALLEDPAFRPYVELYAKDEDAFFRDYAISHKKLSELGFTPSSSGSKGVTNGAVLAQGAVGVAVAAAVVILSYFYEVRKKMK